A window from Anaeromyxobacter sp. encodes these proteins:
- the gatA gene encoding Asp-tRNA(Asn)/Glu-tRNA(Gln) amidotransferase subunit GatA, whose amino-acid sequence MTADDELTGLSLRQASERLERRSTSSRQLTEACLARIAATDGRVGAFLTVTAEVALAAAAAADARAAAGARLGPLDGIPVALKDLYLTAGIPTTAGSRILEGFVPPVDGTAVARLRAAGAVLLGKLNLDEFAMGSSNENSAFKPCRNPWDLARTPGGSSGGSAAALAARQVYGTLGTDTGGSIRLPASFCGVVGLKPTYGRVSRSGVIAFASSLDQPGPLGREVWDAAALLQAIAGRDPADQTCSSRPVDDYLGGLERGARGLRVGVPAEWFQGGLEPGVEAQVRRALATYQRLGATLVDISLPHSRYGIGAYYLIATAEASSNLARYDGVRFGHRAAGVRGLKELYEESRAQGFGAEPKRRIMLGTYALSAGYYDAYYLRAQKVRTLIRRDFDAAFQRCDVVAGPVAPGPAFRLGEKTGDPLQMYLADIFTITCNLAALPGLSVPCGLTGGLPVGLQLVGRPFDEAGLLTAARALERELGPAPAPAALDGAGPP is encoded by the coding sequence GTGACCGCCGACGACGAGCTCACCGGCCTCTCGCTGCGCCAGGCCAGCGAGCGGCTGGAGCGCCGCAGCACCTCCTCGCGCCAGCTCACCGAGGCCTGCCTGGCCCGCATCGCCGCCACCGACGGGCGGGTCGGGGCCTTCCTGACCGTGACCGCCGAGGTGGCGCTGGCCGCCGCCGCCGCGGCCGACGCCCGCGCCGCCGCGGGGGCCCGGCTCGGGCCGCTCGACGGCATCCCGGTGGCGCTCAAGGACCTCTACCTGACGGCCGGCATCCCCACCACCGCCGGCTCCCGCATCCTGGAAGGCTTCGTGCCGCCGGTGGACGGCACCGCGGTGGCCCGCCTGCGCGCCGCCGGCGCGGTGCTGCTCGGCAAGCTCAACCTGGACGAGTTCGCCATGGGCTCGTCCAACGAGAACTCGGCGTTCAAGCCCTGCCGCAACCCGTGGGACCTGGCCCGCACCCCGGGCGGCTCGTCGGGCGGCAGCGCCGCCGCGCTGGCGGCCCGGCAGGTCTACGGCACGCTGGGCACCGACACCGGCGGCTCGATCCGCCTGCCCGCCTCCTTCTGCGGCGTGGTGGGCCTCAAGCCCACCTACGGCCGCGTCAGCCGCTCCGGCGTCATCGCCTTCGCCAGCTCGCTCGACCAGCCCGGGCCGCTCGGCCGCGAGGTGTGGGACGCGGCGGCCCTGCTGCAGGCCATCGCCGGCCGCGACCCGGCCGACCAGACCTGCTCCTCGCGCCCGGTGGACGACTACCTGGGCGGCCTGGAGCGCGGGGCCCGCGGCCTGCGCGTCGGCGTGCCGGCCGAGTGGTTCCAGGGCGGGCTCGAGCCGGGCGTGGAGGCGCAGGTGCGCCGGGCGCTGGCCACCTACCAGCGGCTGGGTGCCACCCTGGTGGACATCTCGCTGCCGCACTCGCGCTACGGCATCGGGGCCTACTACCTCATCGCCACCGCCGAGGCCTCCTCCAACCTGGCCCGCTACGACGGCGTCCGCTTCGGCCACCGGGCCGCCGGGGTGCGCGGCCTCAAGGAGCTGTACGAGGAGTCGCGGGCCCAGGGGTTCGGGGCCGAGCCCAAGCGCCGCATCATGCTGGGCACCTACGCCCTCTCGGCCGGCTACTACGACGCGTACTACCTGCGCGCCCAGAAGGTCCGCACCCTCATCCGGCGCGACTTCGACGCGGCCTTCCAGCGCTGCGACGTGGTGGCCGGGCCGGTGGCGCCGGGCCCCGCCTTCCGGCTGGGCGAGAAGACCGGCGATCCGCTGCAGATGTACCTGGCCGACATCTTCACCATCACCTGCAACCTGGCGGCGCTGCCCGGGCTGTCGGTGCCGTGCGGGCTCACCGGCGGCCTGCCGGTGGGGCTGCAGCTGGTGGGCCGCCCCTTCGACGAGGCCGGCCTGCTCACCGCCGCCCGGGCCCTGGAGCGCGAGCTGGGTCCGGCCCCGGCGCCGGCCGCGCTGGACGGGGCCGGCCCCCCGTGA
- a CDS encoding zinc-ribbon domain-containing protein, with translation MDVRCDRCKATYVFDDAQVTPQGLTVQCTGCGHVFRVKRKSLVVTVPVRADEVTEPPVLASSLAPRPPDAAQQPWVFRQAGGGAPTFTDQVTLQKWIVERRVSADDEVSRSGKPWERLSSLPELAAFFEVMAEVERGRGAPPAGEPAPAPAPAPHPAPAPAPHPARAGSTDFYPPTPFLPLPDASPQADAALTVAASPPEPARPPPPAAAPPRPRPPPAARDEALLTAELGPEELAAVRGRQGSRSKLVVAALLLVTAAAAAYVFVPTLTSQTAPPPAPAPVTAPAPVPASAPLPPPVAPTETEKAPEPVAPPLAAEEPAATPTAPPPATATPPATPTATPPPTATATATPPPTATPTPTPTPTPTATKPPAPKPATAASLVAQAGKLRDKGEVEKALDLYWRALALAPDNLGALTGRGLCYFELGQYAPAEASLQRALQLDLEHPDAMMGLAETYRAQGKKAEALALFERYLAVHPGGEEAAVARYAISQLKE, from the coding sequence ATGGACGTCCGCTGCGACCGCTGCAAGGCCACCTACGTCTTCGACGACGCCCAGGTCACCCCCCAGGGGCTGACGGTGCAGTGCACCGGCTGCGGCCACGTCTTCCGGGTGAAGCGCAAGTCGCTGGTGGTGACGGTGCCGGTCCGGGCGGACGAGGTGACCGAGCCGCCGGTGCTGGCCTCCTCGCTGGCCCCGCGGCCCCCTGACGCGGCGCAGCAGCCCTGGGTGTTCCGCCAGGCGGGCGGCGGCGCGCCGACCTTCACCGACCAGGTCACCCTGCAGAAGTGGATCGTGGAGCGGCGGGTCTCGGCGGACGACGAGGTCTCGCGGTCCGGCAAGCCGTGGGAGCGGCTGTCCAGCCTGCCCGAGCTGGCCGCCTTCTTCGAGGTGATGGCGGAGGTGGAGCGCGGCCGCGGCGCGCCGCCGGCCGGCGAGCCGGCCCCGGCCCCGGCCCCGGCCCCGCACCCGGCCCCGGCCCCGGCCCCGCACCCGGCGCGGGCCGGCAGCACGGACTTCTATCCGCCCACGCCCTTCCTGCCGCTCCCGGACGCGTCGCCGCAGGCCGACGCGGCCCTCACCGTGGCCGCGTCGCCGCCCGAACCCGCGCGGCCCCCGCCGCCCGCCGCTGCGCCGCCCCGGCCGCGCCCGCCCCCGGCCGCGCGCGACGAGGCGCTGCTGACCGCCGAGCTCGGCCCGGAGGAGCTGGCGGCCGTCCGCGGCCGGCAGGGTAGCCGGAGCAAGCTGGTGGTGGCCGCCCTGCTGCTCGTCACCGCCGCCGCCGCCGCCTACGTCTTCGTCCCGACGCTCACCTCGCAGACCGCTCCGCCGCCCGCGCCCGCCCCTGTGACGGCTCCAGCGCCGGTGCCGGCGTCGGCTCCGCTGCCGCCGCCGGTGGCGCCGACCGAGACGGAGAAGGCACCCGAGCCGGTGGCGCCGCCGCTGGCCGCCGAGGAGCCGGCAGCGACCCCGACCGCGCCCCCGCCTGCGACCGCGACCCCGCCCGCGACCCCGACCGCGACCCCACCCCCGACCGCGACCGCGACCGCGACCCCACCCCCGACCGCGACCCCGACCCCGACCCCGACCCCGACCCCGACCGCCACCAAGCCCCCCGCCCCGAAGCCCGCCACCGCCGCCTCCCTCGTGGCCCAGGCCGGCAAGCTCCGCGACAAGGGCGAGGTCGAGAAGGCGCTCGACCTCTACTGGCGGGCCCTGGCGCTGGCGCCCGACAACCTGGGGGCCCTGACCGGGCGGGGTCTGTGCTATTTCGAACTCGGCCAGTACGCTCCCGCAGAGGCGAGCCTCCAGCGGGCGCTGCAGCTAGATCTGGAGCATCCGGACGCCATGATGGGGCTCGCCGAGACCTACCGCGCACAGGGCAAGAAGGCCGAGGCCCTGGCGCTCTTCGAGCGGTACCTGGCCGTCCACCCTGGCGGCGAAGAGGCCGCCGTCGCCCGCTACGCCATCAGCCAACTCAAGGAGTGA
- a CDS encoding zf-TFIIB domain-containing protein yields the protein MSDRGTPGKPSNTEDEYFVREDAEKKRKIALQAKKETQAAELARLKALHWLRCPKCGLEMQVVKYNQHDVEVCFACKGIFLDEGELESIVKREKSGVMGAVLNWFKPAAD from the coding sequence ATGTCTGACCGCGGAACGCCCGGAAAGCCGTCGAACACCGAGGACGAGTACTTCGTCCGCGAGGACGCCGAGAAGAAGCGGAAGATCGCGCTCCAGGCCAAGAAGGAGACCCAGGCGGCCGAGCTGGCCCGCCTCAAGGCGCTCCACTGGCTGCGCTGCCCCAAGTGCGGCCTCGAGATGCAGGTGGTGAAGTACAACCAGCACGACGTCGAGGTCTGCTTCGCCTGCAAGGGCATCTTCCTCGACGAGGGCGAGCTCGAGTCCATCGTCAAGCGGGAGAAGAGCGGCGTCATGGGCGCGGTCCTCAACTGGTTCAAGCCGGCCGCCGACTAG
- the gatB gene encoding Asp-tRNA(Asn)/Glu-tRNA(Gln) amidotransferase subunit GatB, producing MPVSDFQVVLGLEVHAQLLTRTKIFCGCPTTFGGAPNTHVCPVCLGLPGVLPALNRQVVEDAVLTGLALGCAIQERSVFARKNYFYPDLPKGYQVSQYEAPICQGGGLTFTVDGVEKHVRLTRIHMEEDAGKNLHDVAADGASGVDLNRAGVPLLEIVSEPDLRSADEAVEYLKALRAILLTLGVNDGNLEEGSFRCDANVSVMRHGATQYGTRAEIKNMNSFRFLKQAVEYEVRRQVELVEAGRPVVQETRLFDPARGETRSMRSKEDAHDYRYFPEPDLQPVLVAPALVARLRAALPELPRARAARYAQALGLPASDAALLAGDRATADFFDATVAALGGAPEAARKAANWLNGEVARLVNETGLGPAAWKLTPAHLAEALALLERGAINGAGAKVVVEEAFRSGAAPAATAQARGLAQVSDSGAIEAVVDQVLAAAPAEVERHRSGKKDLTGFFVGQIMKALKGQGNPAVVNALLKKKLGGH from the coding sequence ATGCCGGTCTCCGACTTCCAGGTGGTGCTCGGGCTGGAGGTCCACGCCCAGCTGCTGACCCGGACCAAGATCTTCTGCGGCTGCCCCACCACCTTCGGCGGGGCGCCGAACACCCACGTCTGCCCGGTCTGCCTGGGCCTCCCCGGCGTGCTGCCGGCGCTCAACCGCCAGGTGGTGGAGGACGCCGTCCTGACCGGCCTGGCGCTGGGCTGCGCCATCCAGGAGCGCTCCGTCTTCGCCCGCAAGAACTACTTCTACCCGGACCTGCCCAAGGGCTACCAGGTCTCGCAGTACGAGGCCCCCATCTGCCAGGGCGGCGGGCTCACCTTCACGGTGGACGGCGTGGAGAAGCACGTGCGGCTCACCCGCATCCACATGGAGGAGGACGCCGGCAAGAACCTGCACGACGTGGCCGCCGACGGCGCCTCCGGCGTGGACCTCAACCGCGCCGGCGTGCCGCTCCTGGAGATCGTCTCCGAGCCGGACCTGCGCAGCGCCGACGAGGCGGTCGAGTACCTGAAGGCGCTCCGCGCCATCCTGCTCACGCTGGGCGTCAACGACGGCAACCTGGAGGAGGGCTCCTTCCGCTGCGACGCCAACGTCTCGGTGATGCGCCACGGGGCCACCCAGTACGGCACCCGCGCCGAGATCAAGAACATGAACTCCTTCCGCTTCCTCAAGCAGGCGGTGGAGTACGAGGTGCGCCGGCAGGTGGAGCTGGTGGAGGCCGGCCGGCCGGTGGTGCAGGAGACCCGGCTCTTCGACCCGGCCCGCGGCGAGACCCGCTCGATGCGCTCCAAGGAGGACGCGCACGACTACCGGTACTTCCCGGAGCCGGACCTGCAGCCGGTGCTGGTGGCGCCCGCGCTGGTGGCGCGGCTGCGGGCCGCCCTGCCGGAGCTGCCGCGCGCCCGGGCCGCCCGCTACGCCCAGGCCCTGGGGTTGCCGGCCTCCGACGCCGCCCTGCTGGCGGGCGACCGGGCCACCGCCGACTTCTTCGACGCCACCGTGGCCGCCCTGGGCGGCGCGCCCGAGGCGGCCCGCAAGGCCGCCAACTGGCTCAACGGCGAGGTGGCCCGCCTGGTCAACGAGACCGGCCTCGGGCCGGCCGCCTGGAAGCTCACCCCGGCCCACCTGGCCGAGGCGCTGGCGCTCCTGGAGCGCGGCGCCATCAACGGCGCCGGGGCCAAGGTGGTGGTGGAGGAGGCCTTCCGCAGCGGCGCCGCGCCGGCCGCCACGGCGCAGGCGCGCGGCCTGGCCCAGGTCTCCGACAGCGGCGCCATCGAGGCGGTGGTGGACCAGGTGCTGGCCGCCGCGCCCGCCGAGGTGGAGCGCCACCGCAGCGGCAAGAAGGACCTGACCGGCTTCTTCGTGGGCCAGATCATGAAGG
- the gatC gene encoding Asp-tRNA(Asn)/Glu-tRNA(Gln) amidotransferase subunit GatC translates to MALSLDDVRKIARLARLRLTPEEEAAFGGQLSAILDHVAQLGELDVSGVEPMTHALAAGDAAPLREDQVLPGLTPAQALANAPARQDTCFKVPRIIE, encoded by the coding sequence ATGGCCCTCTCGCTCGACGACGTCCGGAAGATCGCCCGGCTGGCCCGCCTCCGGCTGACGCCGGAGGAGGAGGCGGCCTTCGGCGGACAGCTCTCGGCCATCCTGGACCACGTGGCCCAGCTGGGCGAGCTGGACGTCTCCGGCGTCGAGCCCATGACCCACGCCCTGGCGGCCGGCGACGCCGCGCCGCTGCGGGAGGATCAGGTGCTGCCCGGCCTGACGCCGGCCCAGGCCCTGGCCAACGCGCCGGCGCGCCAGGACACCTGCTTCAAGGTGCCGAGGATCATCGAGTGA